AATTACGATTAAATTTCGATTTGCAGGATTTCCAGTAAAAGATTGATCATTTCAAAAAAGAGATATGTAAATTATGTGATAATTACATAAATAAGATATTATTACATATGATTTTGCAGGAGAAAATAAAAATATCCAATTCATTTCATGTAGAAATTAAGCATAAAAATATTCGCAATTCTATGCAAAAATATGAAAATTGTGGTATAATTTTATATTATTTAATAAAAATTGTAATAGAGGTGATGTTGTGGAAACTTTATGCAGTACATGTAGTTTACGTAATGATATAGAAAAACATAGAATTATGTTGAATAACTTAATAGCTAAAAAAGAGTATAAATTGCTTGATGAAGAAATTATTAATTTAAGTAAATATTTGGACGAATTAGTTTATAGATGTGTATTTTGCAATAAAAGTTTAGAATATATTTCTAAACTAAATTTAAAAAACGTATTTGGAATGCATTCAACTTTTTATTATTATGGATACCAGCATCTTTTTACTAGTCTGTATTTTTATATAACTGCAGGTATCAACAATAATGAACTTATATATGTTTCTATGGAAAAAAGTCTTTACAATAAATTATTGGCTTTTTTGAAAGTTAATAAGGTTTCTGTTGAACATATTAAGTTTAATAGTGTAGAAAAACTAATTAAAGGTAATAGATATGGTGGCTTAATTGAATTAAAACATCAAATTAATAAAGCACTTTTAAGTAATGAAGTTAAAAAATATAGTGGCATAAGATGGATTGGACAACCCTCTTATGCTATTAAAATCACTTCTCAAAATGACTTTTTAGCTTTTGAAACAAATCTAACTGAAGGTGTATACAATACTAAAGCATCCATACTTTGCATATATGATGCTTATGATTATATGAATAAAGGAGAGTTTATAAATAAAACAGTAATAGAAAAATCTTTACTTACCCATTCTTATATTTTAAAAAATTCATTTTTAGAGGAGATAGGTTAGGGAAAAAAATAATAATCTATGATACCCCCATTTATTAAGTTGGTATACACAGTATAAAATTCCATTAATATGGTGTACAGGAATGAACATACTTCTTCAAATTATACATATTGTGTTCGATAACTTAATTGATATTTAATTGATATTGGGGGGATATAAATTGAAAAAAATACATATTTTATTTTGTTTTCTATTTATAATGTTTTTTATGGCAGTGCAAGATGCAGCAGCAGCTCCATCCAATATCAGATTTGGTGGAATAAGCAGATATGAAACTTCAGTAAATGTTTCACAAAATAATTTTCAAAAATCAGAGTATGTAGTTTTAGTTTCAGGAGAAAATTTTCCAGATGCTATTTCTGCAGCACCTCTTGCAAAAAAGTATAATGCACCTATTTTAATAACAGAAGGTACTAATTTAAATTCTAATGTAGATGAAGAAATTAAAAGATTAGGAGCTAAAAATGTTTTTATAGTAGGTGGTA
The genomic region above belongs to Clostridium sp. AWRP and contains:
- a CDS encoding MEDS domain-containing protein → METLCSTCSLRNDIEKHRIMLNNLIAKKEYKLLDEEIINLSKYLDELVYRCVFCNKSLEYISKLNLKNVFGMHSTFYYYGYQHLFTSLYFYITAGINNNELIYVSMEKSLYNKLLAFLKVNKVSVEHIKFNSVEKLIKGNRYGGLIELKHQINKALLSNEVKKYSGIRWIGQPSYAIKITSQNDFLAFETNLTEGVYNTKASILCIYDAYDYMNKGEFINKTVIEKSLLTHSYILKNSFLEEIG